From Chaetodon auriga isolate fChaAug3 chromosome 10, fChaAug3.hap1, whole genome shotgun sequence, a single genomic window includes:
- the LOC143326688 gene encoding dystroglycan 1-like — protein MWPLKLFTDICWAAQRPIAMHYKRRDMSCGDAGRSRLLSCRTIPLVMGLLVTMAQGTVPEQEETLVEMISVELEASMQSSVLSELQAAASLVGEGPPTAIPDCSAKNGGVHTGIPDSSAIVGQVFQLKVPPGPANATCNVHLTEMGKETLPSWLYWDKESCILRGLALEQDKGVYHILVTGEEKIEKTANQVFPGTVFSIEVYPEERADTEPALLTLLSDVSGIQPFTCGSEEPVTVLTVILDADLTKMVAEQRVSLLGIMRKFSHVPLEHMRVVPVVNNRLFDMSAFMAGPGNAKKVVENGALLSWKLGCALDQASIPDISSVQSSAKDGTMSARLGYPVVGWHIVNKKPHGVKRVRRQLYNTPTPVPSLLPPTTHPEPPVRVVPTPTSPSIAPATDNSAPPVRGPLPLPVKPTMRVRDQIAHTPVFGPPQPTRVLGTTSVLPIQPTMTRPTFVEATASPTPPSTTKRPKTSATRKPKKPKTSTPAPREPKSTTPKPPRRTTTLSIAPDLNQNPEIRNAIDQVNAWVGTYFEVKIPPDTFFDREDGTTDKLRLTLKKTPKEAVSETSWIQFNSTIQLLYGLPEEQHEGKHEYFMLATDKGGRSIMDAFEVQVNRWSANDKPSVVFAARFHGDPKTLSNDVHKKILLTKKLAYALGDRNSSTVTLKNITRGSIVVEWTNNSLQQSPCPKDQITVLSNKISDPQGTPKLAFIKAMEPDFKPINISIRGTNKCQSYTFIPPGEVPMPVLPTATPSPGTGRRSTDDVYLHTVIPAVVVAALLLIAGIIAMVCYRKKRKGKMTIEEQATFIKKGVPIIFADELDDSKSPPSSSIPLILQEEKPPLPPPEYPNMAGPHSTLLNQDLLEEYSVYQDDPNAPPYQPPPPFTVPIEGKGSRPKNMTSYRSPPPYVPP, from the exons ATGTGGCCTCTTAAGTTGTTCACAGACATCTGTTGGGCAGCCCAAAGGCCTATTGCTATGCACTATAAACGGAGAGACATGAGCTGTGGGGATGCTGGGAGGAGCAGACTTCTTTCGTGCAGGACTATCCCTCTGGTAATGGGGCTTCTGGTGACCATGGCCCAGGGCACTGTGCCAGAACAGGAAGAGACACTGGTGGAGATGATATCTGTGGAACTAGAGGCTTCTATgcagtcctctgtgctctctgagCTACAGGCTGCAGCATCTTTGGTAGGAGAAGGGCCGCCTACAGCTATCCCAGATTGCTCTGCAAAGAATGGGGGAGTGCACACTGGCATCCCTGACTCCTCTGCAATCGTGGGCCAGGTGTTCCAGTTGAAGGTTCCACCAGGACCTGCCAATGCAACCTGTAATGTCCAT CTCACTGAGATGGGAAAGGAGACTTTACCCTCCTGGCTCTATTGGgacaaagaaagctgcattCTGAGAGGCTTGGCCCTGGAGCAGGATAAAGGTGTGTATCATATCTTGgtgactggagaggagaaaattgAAAAGACTGCCAACCAAGTTTTCCCCGGAACGGTCTTCTCTATTGAAGTATACCCAGAAGAACGGGCTGACACAGAGCCAGCCCtgctcactctgctctctgatgtCAGTGGCATCCAGCCTTTCACCTGTGGCTCTGAGGAGCCTGTCACTGTCCTTACAGTCATCTTGGACGCTGACTTGACAAAGATGGTAGCTGAACAGAGGGTCAGCTTACTGGGCATTATGAGAAAATTCTCACATGTGCCCCTGGAGCACATGAGGGTGGTCCCTGTTGTCAACAACCGCTTATTTGACATGTCTGCTTTCATGGCTGGACCAGGAAATGCCAAGAAGGTGGTGGAGAATGGGGCCCTACTATCGTGGAAACTCGGATGTGCCCTTGACCAGGCCAGTATCCCTGACATTAGCAGCGTCCAATCCTCAGCGAAGGATGGGACCATGTCAGCCAGGCTGGGATACCCAGTGGTTGGCTGGCACATTGTCAACAAAAAGCCCCATGGAGTTAAACGGGTCAGACGGCAGTTGTACAATACTCCTACTCCAGTGCCCTCCCTGCTTCCTCCAACTACTCACCCAGAGCCCCCTGTGCGTGTTGTTCCCACCCCAACTTCACCCTCTATTGCCCCAGCAACAGACAACTCTGCCCCCCCTGTCCGAGGCCCTTTGCCTCTTCCGGTGAAGCCCACCATGAGAGTCAGAGATCAGATAGCCCACACTCCTGTCTTTGGACCTCCCCAACCCACAAGAGTTCTAGGAACAACAAGCGTCCTCCCTATTCAGCCTACCATGACCCGCCCTACATTTGTGGAGGCTACTGCTTCGCCAACACCACCAAGCACGACCAAAAGACCCAAAACCTCTGCCACAAGGAAACCCAAGAAACCCAAAACTTCCACCCCAGCTCCCCGGGAACCCAAGTCCACCACACCTAAACCACCCAGACGCACCACCACTCTCTCTATAGCTCCAGACTTAAATCAAAACCCAGAGATCCGCAACGCCATCGATCAGGTCAATGCATGGGTTGGCACATACTTTGAGGTTAAGATTCCACCTGATACATTCTTTGACAGGGAGGATGGTACGACTGACAAGCTGCGTTTGACTTTGAAGAAGACCCCCAAAGAAGCAGTGAGTGAAACATCTTGGATCCAATTCAACAGCACTATCCAGCTTTTGTATGGCCTTCCAGAGGAGCAGCATGAGGGGAAACATGAGTACTTCATGTTGGCCACCGATAAGGGTGGGAGGAGCATCATGGATGCATTTGAGGTTCAAGTCAACCGTTGGTCTGCGAATGACAAACCATCAGTTGTGTTTGCTGCTCGTTTTCACGGTGACCCCAAAACCTTAAGCAATGATGTGCATAAGAAGATTCTTTTGACCAAAAAGTTGGCTTATGCCCTCGGCGATcgcaacagcagcacagtaacCCTGAAAAACATCACTCGAGGCTCCATTGTGGTAGAATGGACCAACAACAGTCTCCAGCAGAGTCCTTGTCCAAAGGACCAAATCACAGTTCTCAGCAACAAGATCTCTGATCCCCAAGGGACCCCTAAACTGGCCTTCATCAAAGCCATGGAGCCTGATTTCAAACCCATTAATATCTCTATTCGTGGCACCAATAAATGTCAGAGCTACACGTTCATCCCACCAGGAGAAGTGCCAATGCCTGTTCTTCCCACAGCTACACCATCACCGGGGACAGGTCGTCGGAGCACTGATGATGTTTACCTACACACTGTCATTCCAGCTGTAGTGGTAGCAGCCCTGCTGCTCATAGCCGGGATCATTGCTATGGTCTGCTACCGCAAGAAGCGCAAAGGAAAGATGACCATAGAGGAGCAGGCCACTTTTATCAAGAAAGGAGTCCCCATAATATTTGCAGATGAGTTGGATGATTCTAAGTCACCCCCGTCCTCCAGCATCCCTCTTATCCTTCAGGAGGAAAAGCCTCCACTTCCCCCTCCAGAGTACCCAAACATGGCTGGCCCCCACAGTACCCTGCTTAACCAGGATCTGCTGGAGGAGTATTCTGTTTATCAAGATGATCCTAATGCCCCTCCTTACCAGCCCCCGCCACCATTCACTGTCCCCATAGAGGGCAAAGGCTCTCGCCCCAAGAACATGACCTCATACAGGTCACCACCTCCCTATGTGCCTCCCTAA